The following coding sequences are from one Acidobacteriota bacterium window:
- a CDS encoding RidA family protein, whose amino-acid sequence MKQHLNPDTLFPSLPIGFSQAVVVQGGKTIYLSGQTAWDANKQIVGGDDLGQQTRQALRNVQFGVESAGGTLADVVSLRLYVVNPKPGDMAAVGEALREFFPADQPPASTWLGVVSLARPEFLIEIEAIAVIE is encoded by the coding sequence ATGAAACAACACCTGAACCCCGACACGCTGTTTCCCAGCCTGCCCATTGGCTTTTCGCAAGCCGTTGTCGTGCAAGGCGGCAAAACCATTTACCTTTCCGGCCAAACCGCCTGGGATGCGAACAAACAAATTGTCGGTGGCGATGATTTGGGCCAACAAACGCGCCAAGCTTTGCGCAATGTGCAATTCGGAGTCGAATCCGCCGGAGGCACACTGGCCGATGTCGTTTCACTACGATTGTATGTCGTCAATCCTAAGCCGGGCGATATGGCTGCGGTCGGCGAAGCCTTGCGAGAATTTTTCCCTGCCGACCAACCTCCGGCCAGCACATGGCTCGGCGTGGTGTCGTTGGCCAGACCGGAATTTTTGATCGAGATCGAAGCAATCGCCGTGATCGAATAA